The nucleotide sequence AGTGACAGATCTAATACCCCTTTAATACATAAATCTAAgtaaaaattttcccaaaaattcgCTAATTATCGTACGAAATCAGTTAAGCTAAACTTTAAATCTAatcctaatgccctagaccaaCCAAACGTTTCCGTTATTTatagattatttattttttaagttattgacaGTTTGATCCATTTGGGTTTTTTATTGGACAGGATatcggtcaaaataggcctaaggcCTAAGACCTGAGCAAGGGAATTAAAGGaggggaacaaaaaaaaaagacattgacCAATATTCTTTGACGCGCGATTTCTCTAATGGTTCCGAGGCTTATTGGAATCTCCACtatttctaaccaatttttTTGTGTACTCCATTGCTTCAGAGCTTCTTTCAGGACAATTTCATAGTCCAAAAGTACCAAAGGAAAGCGATAATTTGACATCGCAGAAGTCCatactataaaaaattatggtCCTTGACTTCAGGTGGACGTTCAAATGTTGAAATTATAGTATGACCTATAGTAATAGTATATAGTAGTGTAGTATAGTATAGTAATACTATACTATAGTATTACTATACAATACTATAGTAATACTatactatatagtaaattttgaagctcaaaaatgacgaattttttaattcttataatgaaaaaaattttaaatattttttatacttccaattttttttaagcaaaactgttttgggaaaagaaactacaatactcaaacatatttttcattagaatgaaaattatcattcattagtattgttagaaaaattacttaaatttgtaggctatttttgtccccatcgttcatagagacaaaaaaaatacaccaaatcaaactcttctggcttttcgaaggccagatataagaccttttactgattttatttattggtttcatttttattgctgattttcagtccgcgaaaattgtctcgtcgttaaagggttaaggacgatGGCTTACAATGaggcattttttttcaacatccaCCATAGAATTTTATAATGCTGGAAGGGCTGGAAGTATCCCTGTTTCGGGTTATATTTGAAAACTCAAAAGATTTAATCCCAATCAGGTTTTGATTATAGATAACCATTGGAACCTTTCCAGTCGAATATAGAGCAATTGCGCTATCATATTTGAGTGCCATTACGGATAacagaaaaatcacaaaaaaatgataaatgctTTTGTGGACTTgtaaccaataaaatgaactaacTTTATCCTAAATTTGACCATGCTGTCCCGAACGGTTTCATAGTTATAGCGATCTAAATTTAGTTGCAGTTCAATTGACTCGTCCTAGTGACTTTTGGAACCCTTGGAACCTTCAGAGAATACCTCATAAGTCGACCAGGGACTATTAGCATGAACCTGATGTTTTTTGGGGtgtgcttaactctttcgtctcttttgggactctgagtacccaaagcagcatatgaatattcagtgaaaaacaatgttttttaattattcaggactgataaaattccgattcttgtggatgattacaaactataaggatgtccaaatataaaatatgttttgtaggacctcaattaattcctgagcttagatatttttgattaaaaaatggcgcatttgtcttgcagcatatgctgcggtccggaaagagttaaaaatacgtagtgcgatttttttttatttttggatatgttttcaGATTACCCAGACGCACATTTAGTCCATGCACGAAAATAatgttgaatcattcctgataacggttttcaaggtcaaagttttaaAAAGCTCTAAggagtgtatttctcaaccgagtGGTACATTATTTGGGGCCgtaggaaaggtcttggaatttctgataagactAAACCGATTGCAAAAGGGTTctgaaccgataactaatttttatccgaaaattaaGGTTATCACTCCCAAGTCATTTTGGGTgatgttttgagtaatttttaaatgggtttaaatcggttgtgaatctgTAAATGAtgggaaagtacttttgaggtgtagCATTGAAGCCACGAGTTCGGGCATTTCACAAAACTAAGACGCTTTGCACCCCTTTTTTATAGAGAATTTCGAAAAACTGATACAATTTGGCCAGGTCTTGAATTGGAAGTCCTGGGAGGATGTGAAATATAACTTTGCAAATTTGTGTTTTTATAATGTATCAATGATTTAAGAATAACTCGGTTTATATTTGATTCACCCTTGTGTAAGTAGTTTAATTTCTTCAAGAGGAGTCATTCAACAGTTATAAGTACTTTAGGTACACAGGTACACAAAATACAAATGTGCAGTGAAGTTTAGTGAAGTTTAAATAAGATTATTTGCCCTCTGGATAAATCGAAATTCTTTTCATActaaaaagttttaataaaataaattctatttagaGCAGGTTCTGAGTTTtcagaatcaatcccaaaatgggatagaatcaatcccagagtgggatataATTAATCCCAGGGCAGATTCTGACCCTAAAGAGCGGCAAGTATTTGTAGCAAAACTCCGTGTTTTTCGACAGTGTCCTGTCAGCACAATGATATATCTTTATTATGAACAACTGAACATGATAGTAAATGGTTAAGAtacttaaaagatttttgtcaTATTGGAGTATCAGTAAAGTCGTCTCCTTCAAGGGATTACTGCAATAGAAAAGAACATGCATAAAATTTAGGTGGATTGCAACAGTTGCTACCTTATTAAACTTACCACAAATCTGTTAACTTTAATATTCTGACGTGGACGAAAGGCACTAGTTTCCCGCATGGATTCAAATTTGGCCGAAAGGCTGAAAAAGATTGAAAATTGGAGTAAATGTTTTCTAAAGGGGTTTCTGTGTTCTATCCAGGTGTATTACTGACCTCTTTGTGCTTTCAACCTGAGACTCTTCCATGTCCTCCATAATCCTAGCACTGCTGCTAGTTCTTTGAACGCCATCAAAGTCCCAATTTTCGAATTTAGACTTGAGTTCGCGTGCTTTAGCTGCCCTCTTGGCATTCTCTTCGGCTTCACTAGCACCATTTGTGGCGCTTGGTGGTGGCGTGAATTCCTTAGGTCCTTTAAGACCATCCCCAATTACTTCGTCATCTTGCATCAGTTCCATCTGTCGGAACAGTGATAGCATTCGCTTGGCCGTTGCCTTCGATTCTGTCTCTTCCAGCACTTCTGGTGCTTTTGGCCAATCAGCATATTCTGGCTTCTCTGGCGATGGCATCCGAACAACGCCCTCTCTTGGTGGTGTTATGCGAAATTGACGCTTTTCCGGTTCCTGTGGTCGATAGGTCTCAAAGAATCGGAAGCGTGAACTTATTTGAGATGTTTCCACCTGAACATTGTCGACCTGCAATAAGAATTGGCTTTTAGAAGACTTTGAGTCCTTtgctgtgttatcacacttgcacattcacattaaaattttaatatgattcacattaattgtcgctggtgagagtccaaatgtgtaatttgtgtgtttgaatcattttgtattcaaaatttgatctatttgttgataaaaaggtagacttggcccgcaaaatttgatataaattgatttctagcattaatgcgaaaaattaatgtgattttctctttaattttttaatgtgaaaaatatttatgctttaggtaaatttaaacttattttttcaggccaagtccacttctttatcaataaatagaaaaatcccaaatattaagtgactcaaagacacaaataacatatttggacgctcacaagcgacaattaatgtgaatcacattaaaattttaatgtgcaagtgtgataacgccgttggACAGATCTGTAGGGTCGTGGTTGCAACAAACCTGCGAGTCTGAACGCACAATTTCTCCCTGGGGCTGATTAGCAGCATTGACACTTGATGGGGATCGATGAAGTTCAGCTGATGGTCTTCGAGCAGCAGATGGTGTTATTCCCTTTGTTGCATCGAGCTCCTTGAAAATTGATCGGCTCTTTTTAGCCAATCCATGCTCCACTAGCTCACTCACATCCTCCTCCTTCGATACTTGATTACTCTTGGCAAATGCCTCACCCTTTTCAAAGCGCTCTCGGATATTTTTAGCTTCCTGGCATACAGGAACATCCTTAGGCGTGGCCAGATTGGTACCACTTTCACTTTCTAACACTGCCTGCTGATACATTTCTTTGATTCTGGCCTGTTTTCCCATGAAGAGCCTTGAACGGATATTCTGGATTTCCTGTTTGCGCTCCTCACGTCTTTCCTCTCGGCTCAAGTGGCCatcttcgaatttttttctaatgtcaCGCATCTCCTTGTATCCCAATCTCTGGCTCATATTGCCTCCACCGCCCTCTTCCTCGCTAGACTCTTCTTCCTCTTCTGGTTCTTCCCGGCGCTTAAATACCTTGCCCTGCTCAAACATTTGGTATTTCTGTCTCAAATTAATAGTCTGTAGCTCTTCCAGTCCTAAATTTGGCTTATCACTGGATCTCACGACATCTGGAGGCAACTCAGCAGGTTGATTTTCCCGCACGATCACTTCATATTTCTTCGGGGGCGCTACTAAGAAATTCAAACTCTCAAAATCggtattaaaaaattcaaagaaatatattttttgaatcaGAAGCCTAATGCAAAGGTCTTCTTTAAATGCTGcaactttataaaatattgcaaattccTTGGGTTAACGCTAGAGGCGCTAGTGGCACAACTTTGAGAAATCTGGCAGATTTCTCAGGTACTTACCATTATCCGTGACTTCTTTAACTGGTTTTGGAGCAAAAAGAGCCCTAAAGTGCGGTTTACAGTAGAGGATACCCTCGTGACTCTGATAGGTATCCATACGAAGTTGTTTATTGCACTCAAAGCACTTAAAGCAATTTCTGTGCCAGAAACTCTTTTCTGCTTTCAGTAATTCCATATGGAAGACAtctttttcgcattttttgcACTTCTTAACCGATTTATCAATGCCATTGGTTGGATGATCCTAGGCACAaggaaaaaaagcgaaaaatgaaATTCCTCTCCGGATATTACGCAAGTTTGCAAAAGAGGAGGAGGATTGTAGGCTATAAAAATGAGATGTCTTACATTCTTTGTTGTCGCCATTTTTCTCTCAGCAAAATTTATTATCTCCTTTTGGGTTATCCTGAAAAGTCCCTGGTTgaatcacacaaaaaaaatggttcACTTGAATTTGACGAGAAAGAAAAATGTGACTTTTACTGAAAGAATTCCtcaaatcttcttttttttcgtggattttgaCTTAATTCTCTGCGCACGTTCTTCACTTTTCGTACATTTTTCACTCACTAATTAAGCATGCGTCGGCAAATGTATAATTTTGTGCACTGGTTTCTCACTCTTCCCACTGACTTTGGCGCCAAAAATAGCATAACGATCGACAGTCGGATCAACTTCGTTCAGGTGCGTTTGCGCACGTGCTAAATTCCTCTGCACAGCCTATTCTTAGCACTAGAGCACAAATCAAACGACTATGACTCACAGAAATCACGCAGCTCAAAGTAAAAGAAACATTCAATGAACTCTGTCTAGACACGGTATACtgaagaaaatttgcaaaaagatcTGTCCAAATCGGCCGGTAATATCTCGATAAATTAACAATTTCATGATTTTACATGATAAATTAGATTACAAAAGGTTGTGAATCTATGCAGATTATATGAAGACCATTAATTTGAAatgaatttcaaatataatgccttcggcacaccttttagatcggtaaaatttgatgaaatcaaaattctcgtaactttttttctcaaaaaaattaaataagtctatcccactctttcggtctcaaaattggactaaactaaatttaatttggtgtgatgttgaaaagaagaagaagagtgcgaaaaagtaGGATAGACATCTGCGAAGCTTTTacgaaagaaaggaatgtgaattttgactttatgaaattttcctgatctaaaaggtgtgcccgtgctataataatttattagatattttattttaaacaagCTTTCGGGAGATCTGATTGATTTCTAAACAGCGTGttcttttaggaaatttatcgctctCCAACTTTTCTAGATATTATTTTCCTTTATCTTGTAGAAAAATATGTTTCTCTAGTAATTTCCCAAAGATTCTTTTGACAGAAAAGGGGTAACaaagactttgcgaaatgctcgaactcgtgacttatgagtatattataaaattcttcaatatggacataaatttctctagtgtgtagaggccattacatgCTATAGctaaaaagtactttcgcatcatttacagtTTCTCGTTTCTTAACCGCATTAAACCGTCAGTCAAGATtccaaaaaatagtttaaagagtaataaaaatgattttcagacaaaaattatttatcggtttataaccggttcattgccgGTTTAAAACCGTTTCGAACTGATTTAAATCACACAAAATATTTCCCTAAATACACTTCAGaactaatttaattgaattttgtatgaaaattagttatcacttatgaaccggttcattaccggttcaaaccCGATTgtaaccggttcagttttgtcggaaatttcaactcctttccaacgagcctctacgagcgctctctagagcctttttcaacttttgaccttgaaaaaccgttatttaggaatgattcaacagtattttcgtctaaggacaaaatgtccgcctgggtaatctctaaaccAGGGgcttctcgacatttcatttttccatacgtttttacatagaggcactgaagactattggcaagttttttcctcaaAAGAATTAACTTATCAGTTTTGATACATTTCGAAATCATGTATTAAaagctttttaaaaatatatatatatcataatgttcgccgaaataatacaagaactattagcaaatttgtttaagtcgcggtgcaatatctgcaaaatttttacaaggaaaagtgaaaaatagcttcactttttattaggcttgataggcTTCTGCtttaaacatatccaaaattgaaaaaaaaatcgcacgacgggttttccagcaatcccaaaaaaaaaacaaagttttggaggggaaggcgAGGAGTGGGGAGAAAATGAGGgccatgttaacgatccttgggtcgacttatgggagagttcgagttccccgaatgtctcaagtcgctatctcttaccgtttggcgtctagagctggcgacagccggacgaacAAACAGTGTTacaacatttctcagaaatcgcctgaaacgcgaagatttgttgagaaaagtggtgaaaaaatcgagggattaaaTATACCGCTCTCTTCGtggagtttgagcaataaaatgtgtttttaCTGATTTGGGAAAGGCAGAATAGGCGAATTGGAAACAATCAGACACTTAAATTGAGACCTTCAGAGCAAAAGAGGCCTATTGcatatgcatttccctattaatgAGTGACTCCATTTTAGTAATTCTAATATAATCTTATTTATCCGAGCACGAGCACATGACAGATTTTTACTCCTTGTCCCCTACCACGTtttattccaaatattttttttaagaaaaatacttttgcaTGAAAAACccgaaaatgaagaaaatggaTTCATGCTCAGCAGATACGAATTTTTCTAAAACACTTATTTACTTGGTCTTCAACTTAAATGCACCTAGTTGACCTGTAGTGGAATTCTATAACagcatgacaatgtcatatgacaaatttaaaatttttgatgtgGTAAAGTTGGAAGAACTCTTTGATAAAGGCgactcatatcagttactaaaagcttcatgaAGCTCCATTAGACactcactgggctttaatgtgATCCTGGTTACGAATTTTACCacgagaatttgtcatatgacattgtcatatcgttacagaatttccaTTCTGTATCATAGAAGTGCAATGTCACAGAATGTAGGGGAGAggcggatgactcaagcttcgaataactgatttttttcaatatgttcttaatgaatttgacccattgcAAAATCATATATTATTTTCTAgtacaatgcctcaaatttcctggtAAGATCCATGAGTCAAATCCATCAggaacattgaaaaaattgagtcgcccgaagcttgaatcgtctgAATACAACGCGCTTTCCCTAGTCATgttttattattactcactcGTTTTTTACCATAATGGCCGATTTTCGAGAAATGCATGATCCAATCCAATCAAAAGTTCTTGGTAACAATTCTCATCGACAGTTTAGCTCGATTTTAGCAGTTCATAACACTTAATCCTTTGTTAGTCCTTTCAAGTGATGAGCATTGACTTATTAGATATATTTCGCCATTTTTTCCGATGTTAATCCTTTATCTAATGAAAGCTACAATATTTTGGGTTTAGAATTtgattagatttagatttagacgAGGGGGCGGTCAAAGGTGACGCTGCACCCAGGGGGTGGATTATGTAAGTAAGAACCCGGTGAATAATTCACTTGATAGACAAAAGTGAACATTTCACTAGTGAACCGCTAAAATGCGATTATGAAGACGGTGAACGATTCACTTCACTCAGTTTTTTGAGGTTGGCTTTTTCACCATCATTTGATGGGGTGAAACTGGAAGTGAATGCAATTTTTAGGACGAAAAATACATTGCAGAACCGGAAGTAAGGCTTTTTCACATAACTAGTATATAATGTGACTCGAAATCATTAAGTTTATAAAGCATATAacgaaaaaaattgtcaaaatataatttatcgaAACACTGTTTTCGTAGCACGTTATAGAATACTCACTTCCGGACAAATCGAAAAGATTGACAAAATTTCTCACTCACGTTAACAGGCGCTGCTCACGGGTTTGTACACACTTTGTATTATTTTAACACCAATTTCACtccattttttcctaaaatatcgcggaaaacttagaaaatttgtgaaaaactacatgaccactgaacaaaaacaatgaaTTTTGACGTCTTCGAATTCACTCTAGCAGTTTTTCACCGCAACTACATTTGATTGGATTATGTAATGCTATTTTTACATAATGCACCCCCGGGCCTCTGAATTGGGTCTATTATgcatccttaaaaaaaatctggtgTGTCAACCAACCAATTGAGGCAGTATCGCTTTACCAAGCAGCTTTCGCCTCAAATTACATAAACTGGGGCAGATCATTCAGATGATTCTTCAAACAATAGCCAGTTAAATTGTTGGCAGTCTCACGACATTTTTGTAAATACATAGAACGGAAAGGAATCTTAC is from Phlebotomus papatasi isolate M1 chromosome 1, Ppap_2.1, whole genome shotgun sequence and encodes:
- the LOC129798572 gene encoding F-actin-monooxygenase MICAL3 isoform X2; amino-acid sequence: MATTKNDHPTNGIDKSVKKCKKCEKDVFHMELLKAEKSFWHRNCFKCFECNKQLRMDTYQSHEGILYCKPHFRALFAPKPVKEVTDNAPPKKYEVIVRENQPAELPPDVVRSSDKPNLGLEELQTINLRQKYQMFEQGKVFKRREEPEEEEESSEEEGGGGNMSQRLGYKEMRDIRKKFEDGHLSREERREERKQEIQNIRSRLFMGKQARIKEMYQQAVLESESGTNLATPKDVPVCQEAKNIRERFEKGEAFAKSNQVSKEEDVSELVEHGLAKKSRSIFKELDATKGITPSAARRPSAELHRSPSSVNAANQPQGEIVRSDSQVDNVQVETSQISSRFRFFETYRPQEPEKRQFRITPPREGVVRMPSPEKPEYADWPKAPEVLEETESKATAKRMLSLFRQMELMQDDEVIGDGLKGPKEFTPPPSATNGASEAEENAKRAAKARELKSKFENWDFDGVQRTSSSARIMEDMEESQVESTKSLSAKFESMRETSAFRPRQNIKVNRFV
- the LOC129798572 gene encoding F-actin-monooxygenase MICAL3 isoform X1 translates to MATTKNDHPTNGIDKSVKKCKKCEKDVFHMELLKAEKSFWHRNCFKCFECNKQLRMDTYQSHEGILYCKPHFRALFAPKPVKEVTDNVAPPKKYEVIVRENQPAELPPDVVRSSDKPNLGLEELQTINLRQKYQMFEQGKVFKRREEPEEEEESSEEEGGGGNMSQRLGYKEMRDIRKKFEDGHLSREERREERKQEIQNIRSRLFMGKQARIKEMYQQAVLESESGTNLATPKDVPVCQEAKNIRERFEKGEAFAKSNQVSKEEDVSELVEHGLAKKSRSIFKELDATKGITPSAARRPSAELHRSPSSVNAANQPQGEIVRSDSQVDNVQVETSQISSRFRFFETYRPQEPEKRQFRITPPREGVVRMPSPEKPEYADWPKAPEVLEETESKATAKRMLSLFRQMELMQDDEVIGDGLKGPKEFTPPPSATNGASEAEENAKRAAKARELKSKFENWDFDGVQRTSSSARIMEDMEESQVESTKSLSAKFESMRETSAFRPRQNIKVNRFV